AATTGAATCACCTGATGGAAATGGGGGAATTCAGTATTCTTACAATAAACAGGTGATAAATCCCGAACTGGCGATTCTCTTCAAATTCCCGCAGTATGCAGGAACCAATCTCTATCTCTCAGCACAAGCACCTGTAGCCAAAGACCGCGGCAGCAATATGACTTATAGGCTGTACTACCACAACTTTGGGGACTCAGCAGCTCAAAATGCAGTGCTCACCGATAGCTTACCCAGTCAGGTTGAATTCATCTCTGCATCAGGCAACGGGATCTATAGTCCGGTTTCTAGGAAAATAACATGGAGCCTTGGAACTATAGGTACTATGGGCTGTGGTTATGAGACCGTAACTGTCAGGATACCCGAAAGTGTGGACGTGGGTGCGGTTCTGCTCAATCATGCAGAGATAAGCGCCTCAAATATCGAAGTAAGGTATGATGATAACGAATTTGAGACACAGACAAAAATTACAGGTTCACCCCTACCGGCAAATGTTAGAATAGAGCCCGTTAACTTCATTGGCAATACTCAGTCAGTCTACTGGGGTACCCCGGTTACATTCTCATACCTGAGCTGCGAATCTGCAACTGGTGTTGATATAACCATACATGTCAATGATGGTGGAAGCGATATTACTGGCAGCATGGCGGGAGGTCCGGAGCGGTGGAAGTATACGACCACTTTCTATCCACGGCACGGGTATGCAACAGTGACTTACCAGGTTCACGGGTGCGAAAACGAAAAGATTGTGTTCAATTTATACATCGATCCTGCCGGCTGCGTATATGATGTAGCCACAGGTCAGCGTATTGAAGGTGCTGCTGTATGGTTGCAAAGGCCCGACGGAGAAGGAGGTTGGGAGAATGTTCCAACAGGACTCGAACCTCCCATTTCTCAACCTGATATAAATCCTCTGATTACTGATGAAAATGGCATGTATCAATGGGATGTTCTTGAAGGTTCATACAGAGTGCATGTTGAAGCTTCAGGCTATTATCCTGCAGATAGCATTGTGGTCAGTATACCACCACCAGTGACCGATCTCCATATAGGATTGACTGCTTTACCAAGTGCAAACCACCCTCCCGTAGCAAACGCAAGCGGTCCATATATAGGAATAGAGGGGCATTCCATCTCATTTAATGCCAGTTCCTCCTATGATCCAGATGGTAATGAGGATATAGTCAGTTACGAATGGGACTTTGATATGGATGGAATTGCAGATTCCACAGGAATGGAAGTCGCACATATGTGGGATGATGATCATAACGGGCAGGTTAGCCTCAAGGTTACTGACAGCAATGGGGCAAGTACTACTAATATCACCAATGTAACTGTGTTAAATGCGTTGCCTGTAGTGGACTGCAGCAACTTTACTGTGCAGTGGGGAGATACTATGACTCTCTCTGGAAACTCTACAGATCCAGGAAACGATTCGTGGAGTTGTGAAATCAATTGGGGGGATGGCAGTCCGGTTGAGCCTGGAACGATGTCTGGCAATGAAGTAAGCGGAGTCCACATGTACTCCACACCAGGGGAATATGAAACTATGTTAAAGGTATTGGATGATGATGGTGGTTTAGGTTCAGCAAGTTCGCATATCAATGTGTCTTGCCGTACCACTAGGCTTGAGTATATTGGAAATTTAACTGCTCAGTACTCGGACAATACGACGCTGAAAGCACAGTTGAACGACTACGGAAACAGCACTCCACTTTCAGGCAAACCAATCAACTTTATTCTTGGTGATCAGACCGTCACAGCTGTTACGGGAACAGATGGTGTTGCCTCAGCGGCTTTAAAAATCGATCAGTCAGCAGGCAACTATAATGTACAGGCGGAGTTTGCCGGGGACAGTCACTACAGTGCAGATAGGCTTACAGAGTCATTCTCTATCAGCCATGAAGATGCTGCTATTACCTATACCGGTGACATGATCGTTCCAGTTACTTCTAGTTCGGTTGATCTCAGGGCGACCCTTGAGGAAACTGATACTGACTATGGTGATCTGACCCAAGTAAAGGTGAATTTCACTATATACAAAAGCAGTGATGCGACATATTCAAATCCTATCACTACTGTGCCAGCCGTTGCATTGGTTACTGTGACTTCTTCGGGCATGGGCGTTGGGACAGCTAAAGCAACGATCAATAATCTTCCGGCAGATGATTATATGATAATAGCCAGAATCGTGTCGGATGGCTATTATAGCCCAACGACGTCAGCACCTGCTCTGTTGACAGTTTATGAACCAACCGGCCAGTTCACGACAGGCGGCGGATGGATTTTGGATCCGACAGGAAGCCATGGCAACTTCGGTTTCACTGCTAAATATAACAATAAAGGAAATGTTCAGGGTAACTCTGTATACATATATCATCAGGATGGCCTGGACTATATTATTAAAAGCAACGCCTGGATAGGATTGGCAATTACAGGTGCTACATCCAGATTCCAGGGGAAAGCCTCGCTACAGATATATGACTCGACTACTGGCTTGTTACAGCCAGAAAGCAGTGGTAACTTCCAGTTTATCGTGGAAGCTGTTGATAATGAATCGAGTGGAACTCCAGATTCCTATTATATAACAGTACTCGACAAAAACGGAGTCGTTTACCACACGGCATCGGGGCAGCTACAAGGAGGAAATATAGTAATACACGAAAAATGATTGGTAGGAAGTATTGTACCTCCTTGACTTCTTTTTATCCGTTCCTTCTATTTTCCTTCAATTTACGGAACACCTTTTCCTTGAAATCCATCATCACAGCCATGAAGTTGACTCCTGCATCATAGGGTGAGGAGTGGATGCTGAAATATGAGTGCACATCCCCGTCCCCGAGCCATTTTGTGCTCATGTAGTAATAGTGGTCCGAGGTGAGCAGGTACTTCCAAATGCTGATGAGCTCCCAGTCTCCGGTGGCTTTTACATAAGGCCCCAGTAATTTAGCTTCCTCAAAGCAGCGCCTCTGCATATCGTTCCCCAGCCAGGCGCTGGTGTCTCTTTCGATATCCGCCCATGAGATTGTGGAGAAATCTCCTACGTCGATATCTCCTGCAGGAGCGTACCTGCTGACGGTTTCCGAGGGTGTGAGAAAATCCACCCCTCTGTCTGTGACCTCGCCCGGGAGTGCCCTGAGGAATGCGAATATGCCTGTATCCGCCCACTGGTGCTCACCGAAGGTCTCATAGTCCATGAAAATATTGGCTGTCTCCCCTGCACTACGGGATAACCAGCTTGCCCATTTGTCAGCCGTGAGCGGGTACTCTTCCCACCAGCGTGATGAGAAGCGATATCCGATGTCATCGCTCAGTTTGTAGTTCCTCAGCAGGACAGCTATATTGCTGTCCCTGGCGCTGTAGACATGGTTGGGGGACCGGCCTTCAAGGACCCGCTCGATCCCTTCCATGAGTATGGCCTTGTATCCCATTTCAGAAGCAAGGGCGGCTATGCTGTTGTTATACAGCAGTTCTGTGTTCCTGAACACCTCAGGCACCACGCCAAGGAGGTCCGACATTGCCCTGCGATGCTCCGATACCTGGTCCATAAACTCATCACCGGACTCGAACAGGGAGGCAAGGGAGTGATAATATGTCTCGTCGATAAATTCCATGCATCCGGTATCTGCGAGATCGCGGAAGCTTTCCAGCACATCCTCGCCCCATCTTTCGCACTGGTTCAGGAGAGTGCCCGTGACGGACATGCTGAGCTTTAGTTTTCCGTCACTCTCATCCATAAGTTCCAGGATTGTGCGGTTTGCAGGCAGGTAGCACTTCTCGGACACCCTCCTGAATATCTCCCTGTTGACATCGTCATCGAAATATCTCCCGAATCCTTCCGACCTGCTGTCGGGCCAGAACCACTTGAGCCTGTGGGGCTGATGAACCTCAAAGTAGAAACAAACCGATTTCATGTGCCAGCCTCTGTCAGTACGCGCTTTACATCCGAAAGTATGGAGAAATTATTGACCGCCTTCTCATACCCTAAACGCCGGCCTTCGGCGTTCATCTCCAGGAAGATGTCAGTCTGCTGCAGGTAGCGGTAGATGGACTGCAGCTTTTCGTATTCCTCATGTGACTTAAGATTCCCAAGCTCATTTCCTATGCTCTGCAGCTCATGCATGTAGAGGTGCTGGGCGTGGTTCCCCAGGAGGTTATGCATGCCGTAACGTGCTGTCTTCTTTGAGTAAAGGGAAGGCAGTTCCTCCTGCCTGAACCTGCCGACGGCCTCTTCCGGAAGAAGCATTTCTATGCCATGCCGTGCCAGAGAGAGGGGCAGTTCTTTCAGGAACTGCACGATCTCGGCATTTCTCTGGAGATGTACCTGAAGTGAATCGTACTTGGTGTATAGTGTTACAACATCTCCCTCCATGCCGGCTACCCATGACGCGAACTTCTCTGCTATCAGGGGATACCCGGGCCACTTCCTGTCCGACAACCTTTTTTCCACGTCCTCGCTGAGGTTTATATGACGCAGCAGGGTAGGAACCTCGTTCATGTAAACGTGCACCGGATCGCACCCGTTAACGATATTATGGGATCCTTCCGAGATAAAGCACTTAAACCCGAGGCCCCTGCAAATTCCTATCGTCCTCTGATCAAGAAGAAGTTCCGGATTGGTGAAACTGACAGGCTTTACTCCAAAAATGTCCCTCAGGGAGTCCATGTGCATGCTGACCTGTTCCCTGAACTCCTGAAGGTCCGGTAATATCGGGCAGATGGAGTGATAATAGGGCGATGCCATAAACCCTGCCCCCTTATCGGCAAGCTGCCTGAAACTGTCAAGTATCGCCGGTTCCCACTTGCATTGTTCCAGAAAGATCCCGGAGATATCAAATGCGTACCTGCCCCCTGCCTCCATGGATGCCAGCAGGGCACTGTTAAGTATACTGGTATCCTTTTCTAGTCTCAGGAAACTGTTATAGCTCCTCCCTATCTCGAAATATTTGTCAAGTGCCGGGGCGCCGTATCCTTCCCGCGGCCAGTACCACTTAAGAGGTAAGGGAAGATGGACTTCAAAGCACACGCAGACAGCTTTCACTGGTTCAACCTTCCTTTGTTCCTTCCTGCATTTCCGGGAGGCCATGTATTTCCTCCGTAAGGTCTGTTCTTTCCGCCAGGGGATACATGTTCCGGGCTTCAGGCAAAAGTTCTGTTTGTGTATCGGTGACCTTCCTTGTCTGGAGTTCGCCTGCAAACCATACGGTCCTCTGAGGGAAGGCTATCTCTATCCCGTTCTTTTCCAGCGTCTTCTTGATGACCCATAGCAGCCTGGTCTTCATCTCGAACCATTCTGTGATAGGCGCCCATATCCTGACAATTATGTTAACCGCATTATCCCCGAGGGTATCCACAAACACCCCCGGAGACGGGTTCTTCAGGGCGAAGGGCTCGTTGTCAATGATCTCGCGTATGATCTTGATGGCCTCCTCAGCGTCGTCGCTATAACGGATGCCTACCACGTATTCGAATCTCCTTGTAACGTTCGCGACATAATTGGTAATATTAGCTGTAAATACTGTCTGGTTAGGTATTCTCATGTAGAGTCCGTCATATGTCCTTATTATCGTGGAGAATATATTGATGTCCTCCACAAACCCGATGTTATTGGCAATATTGATCTGGTCGCCTATCTTGATAGGCCTCTCCACTATGAGGAAAAAACCTGATATGAGATTACCTACGATACTCTGGCTGGCAAAACCAATGACTATACCCAGCACCCCTCCTGTAACCAGAAGGCCGGAGCTTTCAATCCCTGTCAGCGGTAAAATGAAAACCACAATAACCAGTGTAATGAGGCCGTAATAACCAACTTTGAGTATTATATCGAGATGCCCCTTGTCAACCTTGTCCTTCAGGGATCTCTGAAGGTAAATGGTCAGTGCTTTTCCCATTGCGATGGCTATAATAAGCACCAGTATGGCACCTACTATCTTGAGCACGGTCTCAGGGGTCTCCGGGAGGGAACTGATGGTTTCAGTAACATTCATAGGCCATGCTCCATTATGCCTCTGTTCCCGTTCAATATTATCTTACGGGATGTGTAGAGCTCGATGGACCTTTTGAACTCCGCTGTAGTAGTGTAAGTCATAAACCCGGTCTCAGCGAGATTCCTGTTGATGATCCTCATGAAAGCTCTCATTGATAGCTGTTCTTTCCCGTAATATATCTTCATGCCGTAGGCATTGAACACAGCTTTTGTTACTTCCATCCAATAGGTTGTGTCATTGATGATATCAAGTTCTATGTCTCCCTCATATCGTGTATCCGGGTGGGGGTAGGATGTAAAGGCCTTACTTTTCCAGTATCTGCACACAACCCCGTTGTTAGGCGCCCCGTACAGGGTGTATTTTATATTACTGAGGGTAAGCACATCTATGAGCTCATGGTCTCCGTTCCTGCCGATGATAAATATCCCCGTCTCCACAGGGAATGTCAGGTATATCTTCTGCTTTGTTCCCGGGCCTACCACTACAGGGTGTTCAAAATCGATAAGCAGGAAGGAAGTTATGGGTTTTGGCAGGTTCACAGGTTCAATGGGGTTGATAAGAAAGTCTCCCTGAGTATTGAGGAGTATCTTTTCAACAGTCTCGTAACTGCAGGTCCTTCTGTATATGAGGTTTTCCCTGTCCTTCTCTACCGATATCTCATGGCCTTCAAAGTTTAGAGTGAAAGGGGGGGTATATTTGTCATACATTTATATCATTCATTTATTACAGCCATTTCTTCCTGCGGAAGTACATCAGCATGGAAACGGATACAAGTAGCATTGCTATCCAGGCTGCAGGATATCCCCATTTCCAGCCCAGCTCAGGCATGTGCTCGAAGTTCATGCCATACACTCCGGCTATAAATGTGAGCGGGATGAAGATGGTTGCTATTATTGTCAGGGTCTTCATGACCTCGTTCATCTTATTACTGACGCTTGACAGGTAAACGTCCATTATGCCTGAGGTTATGTCACGATAGGTCTCCGCAGTCTCTATTATCCTTATAGTGTGGTCATACAGGTCCTTGAGGAACTCCATTGTGACCTTTTCTATAAGTGGTGATTCAGAGCGCTCCAGCCTGCTTATGACTTCCCGGAGAGGCCAGACTGATCTGCGGAGGTAGATTATCTCCTTTTTTATCCCGTGGATATCCTCAAGGATCTCCGGGGTAGGGTTCTCTATCATGTCCTCCTCGAGCAGCTCAAGGAACTCGCCGATCTTCTCAAGCACTATGAAGTAGTTGTCCACGATCGAGTCCATCAGAGCATAGGCAAGGTAGCTGGGACCTACAGAGCGTATGCGTCCCTTTGAGTTCCTGAGCCTTTCTCTTACAGGTTCAAAGGTATCTCCTTCATCCTCCTGGAATGACAGGATAAAGCTGGGACCAAGGATGATGCTCACCTGCTCCGTGGTAACGGCTGCAGTTGCATCGTCAAATTGCAGCATTTTCAGCACGAGGTAAATGTAGGATTCGAACTCCTCCATCTTTGGGCGCTGGTCCGTGTGAACTATATCTTCCATTACAAGCGGGTGAAGCCCGCAATGCGTCCCTATCTTCTCAACAATGTCAACCTGGTGGACACCATCAATGTTTATCCATGTGACTGAGCTGGAATCCTTGCAGAGGAAGCATGTTTCGATATCCTCAACTACGCGCTCTTCGTAGTTGTTCCTGTCGTAATTGATCAGGGTGATCTTCGGTCTTTCTGTCCTTGCCTCACCCACATGGACAATGGTACCGGGGGCAAGGCCGGCCTTTTTTGAATAATGTTTTTTCATCCTGTTGCCTTCAGATAGACCTCGACTGTTTTTTCAGCTATCTTTTCCCAGTTGTACCTGTCCCGCAGGAGTTTCCTTCCTTCCCTGCCAAGCTGGCCGTCGGCATAGTTATCCAGCACATGGTTGATCCCCCATGCTATGGATTCAGGCTTCTGGTAGACGGTAATGCCGTTATGGAAGTTGTCAATGAGCTCCACTGCGTCAGTGGCCACAATGTTCTTGCCTGCATCCCAGGCTTCCAGCAGCACTATCCCGAAAGGTTCATTGCGGCTTGGTACGCACATAAGGTTACATGCATTCACCCACTCCTTCTTCACGCTCTCTTTCGCGTAACCGAGGAAATGGCAGCTATTATAGACACCGAGCTTACGGGCAAGGTCCTCGCAAACAGGACGCATTTCTCCCTCCCCTATCAGGACAAACCTCGCATCCCACCTGTTGCTGAGAACCGCTGGTATGGCCTTCACAAGGAGGTCGGGGCCTTTCTGGTAGTTCATGCGGCCAACGAACAGGATCACAGGGGCGTAAGGATGGATACCATAGGCGGACTTCACCTTGCCAGGGTCCACATCCATCCTTATCTTGCTCTCGTTGAGTCCGTTTGGTATTATCGATATCTTGTAGTCGGGTATCTGGTACAGGTGCTGGATCTCAGCTTTCAGTGCCCGGGAAGTGGATATCACCTGAGATGATTCATATCCTTCTCTCCATTCCCTATGGCTTATCTCAATTGCTTCCCACCAGCTGCCGTGGACGTTCCCGTTCCTTCCCCACTCAGTGCTGTGGTATGTTGTGACAAAGGGCAGACCAGCATCGGCTTTGAGCCTGCTGACCACGTTCACAGGATG
This DNA window, taken from Methanolobus chelungpuianus, encodes the following:
- a CDS encoding glycoside hydrolase family 57 protein, whose product is MKSVCFYFEVHQPHRLKWFWPDSRSEGFGRYFDDDVNREIFRRVSEKCYLPANRTILELMDESDGKLKLSMSVTGTLLNQCERWGEDVLESFRDLADTGCMEFIDETYYHSLASLFESGDEFMDQVSEHRRAMSDLLGVVPEVFRNTELLYNNSIAALASEMGYKAILMEGIERVLEGRSPNHVYSARDSNIAVLLRNYKLSDDIGYRFSSRWWEEYPLTADKWASWLSRSAGETANIFMDYETFGEHQWADTGIFAFLRALPGEVTDRGVDFLTPSETVSRYAPAGDIDVGDFSTISWADIERDTSAWLGNDMQRRCFEEAKLLGPYVKATGDWELISIWKYLLTSDHYYYMSTKWLGDGDVHSYFSIHSSPYDAGVNFMAVMMDFKEKVFRKLKENRRNG
- a CDS encoding alpha-amylase, with product MASRKCRKEQRKVEPVKAVCVCFEVHLPLPLKWYWPREGYGAPALDKYFEIGRSYNSFLRLEKDTSILNSALLASMEAGGRYAFDISGIFLEQCKWEPAILDSFRQLADKGAGFMASPYYHSICPILPDLQEFREQVSMHMDSLRDIFGVKPVSFTNPELLLDQRTIGICRGLGFKCFISEGSHNIVNGCDPVHVYMNEVPTLLRHINLSEDVEKRLSDRKWPGYPLIAEKFASWVAGMEGDVVTLYTKYDSLQVHLQRNAEIVQFLKELPLSLARHGIEMLLPEEAVGRFRQEELPSLYSKKTARYGMHNLLGNHAQHLYMHELQSIGNELGNLKSHEEYEKLQSIYRYLQQTDIFLEMNAEGRRLGYEKAVNNFSILSDVKRVLTEAGT
- a CDS encoding mechanosensitive ion channel family protein, whose product is MNVTETISSLPETPETVLKIVGAILVLIIAIAMGKALTIYLQRSLKDKVDKGHLDIILKVGYYGLITLVIVVFILPLTGIESSGLLVTGGVLGIVIGFASQSIVGNLISGFFLIVERPIKIGDQINIANNIGFVEDINIFSTIIRTYDGLYMRIPNQTVFTANITNYVANVTRRFEYVVGIRYSDDAEEAIKIIREIIDNEPFALKNPSPGVFVDTLGDNAVNIIVRIWAPITEWFEMKTRLLWVIKKTLEKNGIEIAFPQRTVWFAGELQTRKVTDTQTELLPEARNMYPLAERTDLTEEIHGLPEMQEGTKEG
- a CDS encoding DUF432 domain-containing protein: MYDKYTPPFTLNFEGHEISVEKDRENLIYRRTCSYETVEKILLNTQGDFLINPIEPVNLPKPITSFLLIDFEHPVVVGPGTKQKIYLTFPVETGIFIIGRNGDHELIDVLTLSNIKYTLYGAPNNGVVCRYWKSKAFTSYPHPDTRYEGDIELDIINDTTYWMEVTKAVFNAYGMKIYYGKEQLSMRAFMRIINRNLAETGFMTYTTTAEFKRSIELYTSRKIILNGNRGIMEHGL
- the corA gene encoding magnesium/cobalt transporter CorA, with the translated sequence MKKHYSKKAGLAPGTIVHVGEARTERPKITLINYDRNNYEERVVEDIETCFLCKDSSSVTWINIDGVHQVDIVEKIGTHCGLHPLVMEDIVHTDQRPKMEEFESYIYLVLKMLQFDDATAAVTTEQVSIILGPSFILSFQEDEGDTFEPVRERLRNSKGRIRSVGPSYLAYALMDSIVDNYFIVLEKIGEFLELLEEDMIENPTPEILEDIHGIKKEIIYLRRSVWPLREVISRLERSESPLIEKVTMEFLKDLYDHTIRIIETAETYRDITSGIMDVYLSSVSNKMNEVMKTLTIIATIFIPLTFIAGVYGMNFEHMPELGWKWGYPAAWIAMLLVSVSMLMYFRRKKWL
- a CDS encoding glycosyltransferase family 4 protein — protein: MKTLRIAMFSWESLYSVNVGGLAPHVSELAEALAQHGHEVHIFTRNQDMMPYEIVNGVHYHRVSHSLSGGIVQQMDSMCDAMHSAFWESVQRFGNFDIMHVHDWHPVNVVSRLKADAGLPFVTTYHSTEWGRNGNVHGSWWEAIEISHREWREGYESSQVISTSRALKAEIQHLYQIPDYKISIIPNGLNESKIRMDVDPGKVKSAYGIHPYAPVILFVGRMNYQKGPDLLVKAIPAVLSNRWDARFVLIGEGEMRPVCEDLARKLGVYNSCHFLGYAKESVKKEWVNACNLMCVPSRNEPFGIVLLEAWDAGKNIVATDAVELIDNFHNGITVYQKPESIAWGINHVLDNYADGQLGREGRKLLRDRYNWEKIAEKTVEVYLKATG